In Rahnella sikkimica, the following are encoded in one genomic region:
- a CDS encoding ABC transporter ATP-binding protein: MNSAPKLTVMSDVRSANPPPIPAIEVLSAEKIYSNGTRALLPVNLTINQGEFVTLLGPSGCGKSTLLKMVAGLTEPSDGKLVLWRRDSREKAQVPLSFVFQEATLMPWSTVQNNVRLPLDLAGVPRAEANTRVSEALELVGLGKFANVLPRELSGGMQMRVSIARGLVTRPKLLLMDEPFGALDEITRNKLDSDLLRLWREQGLTVVFVTHSIHEAVFLSQRVIMMAARPGRVVEDIAITEPFPRSEDFRVSPAFSRYAKQLQDSLLQASQSGME; encoded by the coding sequence ATGAATTCAGCCCCGAAACTGACCGTAATGAGCGATGTCCGCTCAGCCAATCCTCCGCCAATTCCGGCTATCGAAGTGTTGTCGGCGGAGAAAATTTACAGCAACGGCACCCGCGCCCTTCTGCCGGTCAATCTGACCATCAATCAGGGCGAATTCGTCACCCTGCTCGGCCCGTCGGGATGTGGCAAAAGTACGCTGTTAAAAATGGTCGCCGGGCTGACGGAACCCAGCGACGGCAAGCTGGTACTGTGGCGGCGGGACAGCCGTGAAAAAGCGCAGGTGCCGTTGTCTTTCGTGTTTCAGGAAGCCACGTTAATGCCGTGGAGCACGGTGCAAAATAACGTGCGCCTGCCGCTGGATCTCGCGGGCGTACCCCGCGCTGAAGCCAATACCCGTGTCAGTGAAGCGCTGGAACTGGTCGGGCTGGGAAAATTTGCCAATGTTCTGCCGCGCGAACTGTCGGGTGGTATGCAGATGCGCGTTTCAATTGCCCGCGGGCTGGTCACCCGCCCGAAGCTGTTGCTGATGGATGAACCTTTCGGCGCGCTCGACGAAATCACCCGCAACAAACTCGACAGCGACCTGCTGCGCCTGTGGCGGGAACAGGGGCTGACGGTGGTGTTCGTCACCCACTCGATCCACGAAGCGGTATTTCTGTCACAGCGGGTGATCATGATGGCCGCGCGTCCGGGGCGTGTGGTGGAAGATATTGCCATCACCGAACCTTTCCCGCGCAGCGAAGATTTTCGCGTCAGTCCGGCCTTTTCACGCTATGCGAAGCAGTTGCAGGACAGCCTGCTGCAAGCCAGCCAATCGGGTATGGAGTAA
- a CDS encoding amidohydrolase family protein, with protein MSSDSLLIKNAHAILTGLPGDAARHAGPDIRVRGGVIEAIGSLTAMPDERLIDARDCVVYPAWVNTHHHLFQSLLKGEPQGLNTSLTAWLSATPYRFRAAFDESTFRLAVRIGLTELLRSGCATVADHNYLYWPDMPFDTSEILFSEGEKLGMRIVLCRGGATQGRTIEKDLPQALRPENFDDYMADMERLVSRYHDPKPTSLRRIVMAPTTLLHSAPGAQLREMAKLARSLGIRLHSHLSETVDYLDVARAKFDMTPVQFCAEHDWLGDDVWFAHLVKLLPQEITMLGQTRTGIAHCPQSNGRLGSGIADLLALEQAGVPVSLGVDGAASNEAADMQSEAHAAWLLQRARKGMLAKPRYDGGTFEGGGDAASIEDVVRWGSAGGAQILGLQQSGSVQVGMLADIAIYRLDDPRYFGLHDMAIGPVACGGRASLKALMVNGRVIVENDVIPGLDLDTLRHEAMSAVRTLQQRAAR; from the coding sequence ATGTCATCTGACTCTTTACTGATTAAAAATGCGCACGCGATCCTGACCGGTTTACCGGGAGACGCGGCACGCCACGCCGGGCCGGATATTCGTGTGCGCGGGGGCGTTATTGAGGCGATCGGTTCCCTGACGGCAATGCCCGACGAACGGCTGATCGACGCCCGCGATTGCGTGGTTTATCCCGCCTGGGTGAATACGCATCATCATCTGTTTCAGTCATTGTTAAAAGGCGAACCTCAGGGGCTGAACACAAGCCTGACCGCGTGGTTAAGTGCCACGCCTTATCGCTTTCGCGCCGCGTTCGATGAATCGACTTTTCGCCTCGCGGTGCGTATTGGTCTGACCGAACTGCTGCGCTCCGGCTGCGCGACGGTGGCGGATCACAACTATCTCTACTGGCCGGATATGCCCTTCGATACTTCAGAAATCCTTTTCAGTGAAGGGGAAAAGCTGGGAATGCGCATTGTGCTGTGCCGGGGTGGCGCAACGCAGGGGCGGACGATTGAAAAAGATTTACCGCAGGCACTGCGCCCGGAAAACTTCGATGATTACATGGCGGATATGGAACGGCTGGTGAGCCGTTATCACGATCCGAAACCAACGTCCCTGCGCCGCATAGTGATGGCACCGACCACCTTGCTGCATTCGGCCCCCGGTGCGCAGTTGCGCGAAATGGCCAAACTGGCGCGCAGTCTGGGTATCCGGCTGCACAGCCATCTGTCGGAAACCGTGGATTATCTCGATGTGGCGCGCGCCAAATTTGACATGACGCCGGTGCAGTTTTGCGCGGAACACGACTGGCTGGGGGACGACGTATGGTTTGCGCATCTGGTGAAACTGCTGCCGCAGGAAATCACGATGCTGGGCCAGACCCGCACCGGCATTGCGCACTGTCCGCAAAGTAACGGGCGGCTGGGCAGCGGGATCGCCGATTTGCTGGCGCTGGAACAGGCGGGTGTACCGGTTTCTCTGGGCGTAGACGGTGCGGCATCGAACGAAGCCGCTGACATGCAAAGTGAAGCACATGCCGCGTGGCTTTTGCAGCGCGCCCGAAAAGGCATGCTGGCGAAACCGCGTTATGACGGCGGCACTTTTGAAGGCGGCGGTGATGCCGCATCCATTGAAGACGTGGTGCGCTGGGGCAGCGCAGGCGGGGCGCAGATCCTCGGCCTGCAACAAAGCGGCAGCGTGCAGGTGGGTATGCTGGCAGATATCGCCATTTACCGGCTGGATGACCCGCGCTACTTCGGCCTGCACGATATGGCGATCGGTCCGGTGGCCTGCGGGGGGCGCGCGTCGCTGAAGGCGCTGATGGTTAACGGTCGGGTCATCGTCGAAAACGATGTCATCCCCGGCCTCGATCTGGACACCCTGCGCCATGAGGCGATGTCCGCCGTCCGCACCCTGCAACAGCGCGCTGCGCGCTAA
- a CDS encoding creatininase family protein yields the protein MINGYIPAERFLPFLSWPAIAALPDKANTVIVLPTGAIEQHGPHLPCSVDSVISSGVAGHALARLSKDIPAYGIPPITYGKSDEHLNFPGTLTLTGDTLLQTVLEIAESLYRAGFRKLLMINGHGGQPQVLQMASREMRLRHGDMIMIPHDVFRVPNVENQFLSPLEQKMAMHAGHSETAVMLALAPECVHLEHAVANYPPEFPCPTLSSGRPAAAWASYDFGPSGVIGDPTGATAEQGHAILDSLAASWAQAITEIHLMEWKARSEPTWGKHHWNGFVQTSFTPPSSSLVSK from the coding sequence ATGATTAACGGCTATATTCCCGCAGAACGTTTTCTCCCTTTTCTGAGCTGGCCAGCCATCGCTGCCCTGCCCGACAAGGCCAACACCGTGATCGTATTGCCGACCGGCGCGATTGAGCAGCATGGCCCGCATCTGCCGTGTTCGGTGGACAGCGTGATCTCCTCCGGCGTGGCAGGTCACGCGCTGGCACGGCTTTCAAAAGACATTCCGGCCTACGGTATTCCCCCTATCACTTACGGCAAATCAGACGAACATCTGAATTTCCCCGGCACGCTGACCTTAACCGGCGATACGCTGCTGCAAACTGTTCTGGAAATTGCCGAATCCCTGTACCGCGCCGGGTTCCGCAAGCTGCTGATGATCAACGGTCACGGCGGACAACCCCAGGTGCTGCAAATGGCATCGCGGGAAATGCGCCTGCGTCACGGCGACATGATCATGATCCCGCACGATGTGTTTCGCGTGCCGAATGTCGAAAACCAGTTCCTGAGTCCGCTGGAGCAAAAAATGGCCATGCACGCCGGTCACAGCGAAACCGCGGTGATGCTGGCTCTGGCACCGGAATGCGTTCACCTCGAGCACGCCGTCGCCAATTACCCGCCGGAATTCCCCTGCCCGACCCTGTCATCAGGCCGCCCTGCCGCTGCCTGGGCGTCCTATGATTTTGGGCCGAGTGGCGTCATCGGCGATCCGACCGGCGCGACCGCCGAACAGGGTCACGCGATCCTTGATTCGCTGGCGGCAAGCTGGGCGCAGGCGATCACCGAAATTCACCTCATGGAATGGAAAGCCCGCAGCGAACCGACCTGGGGCAAACACCACTGGAACGGGTTTGTGCAAACCAGCTTCACTCCTCCCTCGTCTTCTTTGGTCTCTAAATAA
- a CDS encoding RidA family protein, producing the protein MSLEAGAGKPLARYAAWRRAGDFVFLSGIIPVNPQSATIVRGFQDIPAEARLLLGETGEFSTDAKQGPILAQSWYVLESIRHTIEDAGGQMSDVIKLVQYFRNLDHFPYYSRVRKLFYAGQPPVSTVVQVSEMLPSAEVLIEVEATAWLPQSR; encoded by the coding sequence ATGAGTCTTGAAGCCGGAGCGGGTAAACCGCTCGCCAGATATGCCGCCTGGCGTCGCGCCGGTGATTTTGTTTTTCTCTCCGGCATTATTCCCGTCAATCCGCAGAGCGCGACAATCGTGCGCGGTTTTCAGGATATCCCCGCCGAAGCCCGTCTGCTGCTGGGCGAAACCGGCGAATTCTCCACCGACGCCAAACAGGGGCCGATCCTCGCCCAAAGCTGGTATGTGCTCGAAAGTATCCGCCACACCATTGAAGACGCCGGCGGGCAGATGAGCGATGTGATCAAGCTGGTGCAGTATTTTCGCAATCTCGATCACTTCCCGTATTACAGCCGGGTCAGAAAGCTTTTTTATGCCGGGCAACCGCCGGTTTCTACCGTGGTTCAGGTCAGTGAAATGTTACCCAGCGCCGAGGTGCTGATTGAAGTGGAAGCGACCGCCTGGTTACCGCAATCCCGCTAA
- a CDS encoding ABC transporter substrate-binding protein: MKIRRSATYTLLALLAGVSTASMAEEKFTFLTNWYAQAEHGGFYEAQAKGLYKTAGLDVSIKMGGPQVNVMQLMAAGQADCTLGDNGQALETWQAGVHAVTVATVFQHSPTVFISHDKVEKGQELKDKTFLLATEAYTSFWPWAKSELGLASAKIRPYTFSVQPFLADNNLVQQGYVTSEPFSVEKGGKPFYVYMLSDWGYPPYGNSIICMADTVQKRPAAVAAFVKASMQGWKEYLQDPTAGNVLITQANPRMGADQIAFGIAQMKKYALVTGGDAQTEGIGIITEPRLKKTWDMLVKNKLIDAAKVPFEQTYTLDMIKDAKVMP, encoded by the coding sequence ATGAAAATACGGCGTTCAGCGACTTACACCCTGCTTGCCCTGCTGGCCGGGGTTTCCACCGCCAGCATGGCGGAAGAGAAATTTACTTTCCTGACCAACTGGTACGCGCAGGCGGAGCATGGCGGATTTTACGAAGCCCAGGCCAAAGGGTTGTACAAAACCGCCGGTCTGGATGTCAGCATCAAAATGGGCGGCCCGCAGGTTAACGTGATGCAACTGATGGCCGCCGGTCAGGCTGACTGTACGCTCGGCGACAACGGTCAGGCGCTGGAAACCTGGCAGGCTGGCGTGCACGCCGTGACCGTGGCGACGGTGTTCCAGCATTCGCCGACGGTGTTTATCAGCCATGACAAAGTGGAAAAAGGACAGGAGCTGAAAGACAAAACCTTCCTGCTGGCGACCGAGGCTTACACCTCTTTCTGGCCGTGGGCGAAGAGTGAACTGGGGCTGGCGAGCGCCAAAATCCGTCCGTACACCTTCAGCGTGCAGCCGTTCCTCGCGGACAATAATCTGGTGCAGCAGGGTTATGTGACGTCCGAACCTTTCTCCGTTGAAAAAGGCGGCAAGCCGTTCTACGTCTACATGCTCAGTGACTGGGGCTACCCGCCGTACGGCAACTCGATTATCTGCATGGCCGACACCGTGCAAAAACGCCCGGCGGCGGTGGCGGCGTTCGTGAAAGCGTCCATGCAGGGCTGGAAAGAATATTTGCAGGATCCGACGGCAGGCAATGTGCTGATCACCCAGGCCAACCCGCGTATGGGCGCCGACCAGATTGCTTTCGGCATCGCGCAGATGAAAAAATATGCGCTGGTGACCGGCGGCGACGCGCAAACAGAGGGTATCGGCATCATCACTGAACCGCGCCTGAAAAAGACCTGGGACATGCTGGTAAAAAACAAACTGATCGACGCGGCGAAAGTGCCGTTTGAGCAGACGTATACCCTCGATATGATCAAAGACGCGAAGGTCATGCCATGA
- a CDS encoding ABC transporter permease — MQTQKASPWINNPTFRKVLYPAVVAVVVILLWQGWVSYFKIPVFLVPSPLVMLQSLWTHFGSLMMSLLFTLKITLISFLLSIFIGSLVAFVLVQNRFVETALFPYIVFLQVTPIVAIAPLIIIWVKDTTLSLVVCSTLMAVFPIISNTTQGLRSVSPGLLSYFQLNHASRLQILIRLRIPSALPYFFGALRISSGLSLIGAVVAEFVAGTGGSNTGLAYQILQAGYQLDIPLMFAALLLISLTGIALFGVMSWISRRVLSAWHESEAVQSH, encoded by the coding sequence ATGCAAACTCAAAAAGCTTCTCCGTGGATCAACAACCCCACGTTTCGCAAAGTGCTTTATCCGGCCGTGGTCGCGGTGGTGGTGATCCTGCTGTGGCAGGGATGGGTGAGCTATTTCAAAATCCCCGTGTTTCTGGTGCCGTCGCCGTTGGTGATGCTGCAAAGTCTGTGGACCCATTTCGGTTCCCTGATGATGTCGCTGCTGTTCACGCTGAAAATCACTCTGATTTCGTTTTTACTGTCGATTTTCATCGGTTCGCTGGTGGCTTTCGTGCTGGTGCAAAACCGTTTTGTTGAAACCGCGCTGTTCCCGTACATCGTGTTCTTACAAGTGACGCCGATTGTCGCCATCGCGCCGCTGATCATCATCTGGGTCAAAGACACCACGCTGTCGCTGGTGGTGTGTTCGACGCTGATGGCGGTGTTCCCGATTATTTCCAACACCACGCAGGGGCTTCGCAGCGTGTCACCGGGCTTGCTGAGCTATTTTCAGCTCAATCACGCCAGCCGCTTGCAGATCCTCATCCGCCTGCGCATTCCTTCCGCCCTGCCGTATTTTTTCGGCGCGCTGCGTATTTCCAGCGGTCTGTCGCTGATCGGAGCCGTGGTCGCTGAATTTGTTGCCGGCACCGGCGGCAGTAATACCGGTCTGGCCTACCAGATCTTGCAGGCGGGATACCAGCTGGACATCCCCCTGATGTTTGCCGCGCTGCTGCTCATTTCACTCACCGGCATTGCGCTGTTTGGGGTGATGTCGTGGATTTCGAGACGCGTCCTGAGCGCCTGGCATGAAAGCGAAGCCGTGCAATCTCATTAA
- a CDS encoding LysR family transcriptional regulator, translating into MFAFSRFLLYFTEVARQGSFRKASETLHVAASSIDRQILRVEKELAMPLFERHPTGLRLTAAGELLLHSANNWKKDFSRVCEQLDDLRGLRRGHVRIATIDAINRQFFSAMLRKVHADYPNISFTLTTMNNVDIQQALMSGDADFGLMLNPQSSRELQVRAFAEIELGIVVPKGHPLGGRSGVRFNQCMEYPFILPAAPLMLAEPVRALMNINGDMINEVAVSNNIHMIRSLIKEKMGIGILCWLDIMDEVESDELQFIPLTDPQLKTFTLSLCVAPARQLSLAASMMLKQLEMLFSQIPTPGRDRH; encoded by the coding sequence ATGTTCGCATTCTCCCGTTTTTTGCTGTACTTCACTGAAGTTGCCCGCCAGGGATCGTTTCGCAAGGCGTCCGAAACCCTGCATGTTGCCGCGTCGTCGATTGACCGGCAGATCCTGCGGGTCGAAAAAGAACTGGCGATGCCGCTGTTTGAAAGGCACCCCACCGGGCTGCGGCTGACCGCAGCGGGCGAGCTGTTATTACATTCGGCCAACAACTGGAAAAAGGATTTCTCCCGTGTCTGCGAGCAGCTCGACGACCTGCGCGGTTTGCGGCGCGGGCACGTGCGGATTGCCACCATCGACGCCATCAACCGGCAGTTTTTCTCGGCGATGCTCCGGAAGGTGCATGCCGACTACCCGAATATCTCCTTCACGCTGACCACCATGAACAACGTGGATATTCAGCAGGCGCTGATGTCCGGCGATGCCGACTTCGGGCTGATGCTGAATCCGCAAAGCTCACGTGAGTTGCAGGTGCGCGCTTTTGCAGAAATCGAACTGGGTATTGTGGTGCCGAAAGGGCATCCGCTCGGCGGCAGAAGCGGCGTGCGTTTTAATCAGTGCATGGAATATCCGTTTATCCTGCCTGCTGCGCCGCTGATGCTGGCCGAACCTGTCCGGGCGCTGATGAATATCAACGGCGACATGATTAACGAAGTCGCGGTATCCAATAACATCCACATGATCCGCTCGCTGATTAAAGAGAAAATGGGCATCGGTATTCTGTGCTGGCTCGACATCATGGATGAGGTGGAAAGCGATGAGCTGCAGTTTATTCCGCTGACCGATCCGCAGTTAAAAACGTTCACGCTTTCGTTGTGCGTCGCCCCGGCAAGACAGCTTTCGCTGGCCGCCTCGATGATGCTCAAACAGCTGGAGATGTTGTTCAGCCAGATCCCGACGCCGGGGCGTGACCGGCACTGA
- a CDS encoding FAD-binding oxidoreductase, whose amino-acid sequence MDSEQRQHALALIQQALPDLDWTLQATKVKRLSRDFHWFSPVLKQQLEDKQADAVVRPRSEEELSLVVKACVQHQLPLILRGGATGNYGQLVPLEGGILVDMTGFNQICEYGNGVVRAQAGIRLAEIETLTRPAGWELRCMPSTYRLASLGGLYGGGFGGIGSINYGPLGAPGNVLSVKVMTMEAEPRILQVPAPQALLLHHAYGSNGIVLEVELALAPVHQWIERLDVFDDFTDALDYANAFARSPGLVKRQLALFAAPIPSWFSHLNGHYQASQHAVISVIAQESEGFCSPLLEKYRGHSAIRQPADEAREANASLMEYCWNHTTLHALKIDNSLTYLQTAFNCTNYRQQIIDMANLFGDEVISHIEFLRDNDGNITASGLQIVRYSTEERLNEVMATFRDHDVKINNPHVFQIEDGKQGEIKPDVVSVKKCLDPNGLLNPGKLRGWEVRDTLVLDNDPLLLTDK is encoded by the coding sequence ATGGACAGTGAACAACGTCAGCACGCGCTTGCCCTGATACAGCAGGCGCTTCCCGACCTCGACTGGACCTTGCAGGCAACCAAGGTCAAACGCCTTTCACGCGATTTTCACTGGTTCAGTCCGGTGCTCAAACAACAGCTGGAAGATAAACAGGCTGATGCCGTGGTCAGACCGCGCAGCGAAGAAGAGCTGAGTCTGGTCGTTAAAGCCTGCGTCCAGCACCAGTTACCGCTGATCCTGCGCGGCGGTGCGACCGGCAACTACGGGCAGCTGGTGCCGCTGGAGGGCGGAATTCTGGTCGATATGACCGGATTCAATCAGATCTGTGAATATGGCAATGGCGTGGTGCGGGCGCAGGCGGGGATCCGGCTGGCTGAAATTGAAACGCTGACCCGTCCCGCAGGATGGGAACTGCGCTGCATGCCCTCTACCTACCGGCTCGCCAGTCTGGGCGGCCTTTACGGCGGCGGGTTTGGTGGTATTGGCTCCATCAACTACGGGCCGCTGGGCGCACCGGGCAATGTGCTCAGCGTCAAAGTCATGACCATGGAAGCCGAACCGCGTATCTTGCAGGTTCCTGCTCCGCAGGCGTTGTTGCTGCATCACGCCTACGGCAGCAACGGGATTGTGCTCGAGGTTGAACTGGCGCTGGCACCGGTTCATCAGTGGATTGAACGGCTGGACGTGTTTGATGATTTCACCGACGCGCTGGATTACGCCAACGCCTTTGCCCGTTCGCCGGGATTGGTAAAACGTCAGCTTGCGCTGTTCGCCGCACCGATCCCCTCCTGGTTCAGCCATCTGAACGGGCATTATCAGGCCAGCCAGCACGCCGTGATCAGCGTGATTGCGCAGGAAAGCGAAGGATTTTGTTCCCCTCTGCTGGAAAAATATCGCGGGCACAGCGCCATACGTCAACCGGCAGACGAAGCCCGCGAAGCCAATGCGTCACTGATGGAATATTGCTGGAATCACACCACGCTGCATGCGCTGAAAATCGACAATTCCCTGACGTATTTACAGACAGCGTTTAATTGTACGAATTATCGTCAGCAGATTATCGACATGGCCAATTTATTCGGTGACGAAGTCATCTCGCATATTGAATTCCTGCGCGACAATGACGGAAACATCACCGCCAGCGGTTTACAGATAGTGCGTTATTCCACCGAAGAAAGACTGAACGAAGTCATGGCCACCTTTCGTGATCATGACGTCAAAATCAATAACCCTCATGTTTTTCAAATTGAAGATGGCAAACAAGGGGAAATTAAACCTGACGTCGTTTCCGTTAAAAAATGCCTTGACCCCAACGGATTACTGAACCCCGGCAAGCTGCGGGGCTGGGAAGTCCGTGATACACTGGTATTAGATAATGATCCCCTTTTATTGACTGACAAATAA
- a CDS encoding cytosine deaminase codes for MNFPTPASPLKGIANVRLPAWLLPAGWPVHKGEPVTADLRFDAGKIASVMPCQPEQDDLWDAHGALALPGLTEPHAHLDKTFTIGRSRPSKPGLLAAIETMHQDRQHWTPADLHQRARRGMAWAAANGVTRLRTHIDWFDDTPPLAWTALATITQPGVTLERVALAPLSFFADADVADRIARAVALSGNHYLLGGFIHSSNWDPTAMTHLMRSASRWQLNLDLHIDEELSPVAHGLSWLAHYLSENPFSGHICCSHGCALASGSEQQAQEVLSVLAAQRVTLIALPMTNLLLQDAVTHRTPRQRGITLLKEAQTAGIPVLLGCDNVQDAFCPAGSYDPLDTLACALFALQLDNVFDQQSRLICDVAALTGEAQPGLPLASGSEASLVLFPGSDSLTWPLNSAARLVFHHGRLTHQRTWNQELSHES; via the coding sequence ATGAACTTTCCAACCCCCGCCTCACCGCTTAAGGGCATTGCCAACGTTCGCCTCCCCGCATGGTTGCTTCCCGCCGGATGGCCGGTGCACAAAGGCGAACCGGTGACGGCTGATCTGCGCTTTGATGCAGGCAAAATTGCCTCCGTGATGCCCTGTCAGCCAGAACAAGATGATTTGTGGGACGCACACGGCGCACTGGCGTTGCCGGGGCTGACCGAACCTCATGCGCATCTCGATAAAACCTTCACCATCGGCCGCAGCCGTCCGTCAAAGCCGGGTCTGCTGGCCGCTATCGAAACAATGCATCAGGATCGTCAGCACTGGACTCCGGCCGATCTTCATCAGCGTGCCCGACGGGGAATGGCCTGGGCCGCGGCCAACGGCGTGACCCGCCTGCGCACCCATATTGACTGGTTCGATGACACGCCGCCGCTGGCCTGGACGGCGCTGGCCACGATCACGCAGCCGGGCGTCACGCTGGAGCGGGTCGCACTGGCTCCGCTGAGTTTTTTCGCGGATGCCGACGTGGCTGACCGTATCGCCCGGGCGGTAGCGCTCAGCGGAAACCACTACCTGCTGGGCGGGTTTATCCACTCGTCCAACTGGGATCCGACAGCGATGACCCACCTGATGCGCAGCGCCTCGCGCTGGCAACTGAATCTGGATTTGCACATTGACGAGGAGCTTTCGCCGGTGGCACACGGCCTGAGCTGGCTGGCGCATTACCTTTCAGAAAATCCATTCAGCGGCCACATCTGTTGCAGCCACGGCTGCGCGCTGGCCTCCGGCAGTGAACAACAGGCGCAGGAGGTGCTGAGCGTACTGGCGGCACAGCGCGTCACACTGATTGCGCTGCCGATGACCAATCTGCTGTTGCAGGACGCGGTCACCCACCGCACGCCGCGCCAGCGGGGGATCACCCTGCTGAAAGAAGCGCAGACGGCGGGCATTCCGGTGCTGCTCGGCTGCGACAACGTGCAGGACGCATTTTGTCCGGCAGGCAGTTATGACCCGCTGGATACGCTGGCCTGCGCCCTGTTCGCGCTTCAGCTCGATAACGTTTTTGATCAGCAGTCACGGCTGATTTGCGATGTCGCCGCCCTGACCGGCGAGGCGCAGCCCGGCCTGCCGCTCGCCTCCGGCAGCGAGGCGAGTCTGGTTCTCTTTCCGGGCAGCGACAGCCTGACCTGGCCTTTAAACAGCGCAGCCCGTCTGGTTTTCCACCATGGCAGGCTAACCCACCAACGTACCTGGAATCAGGAGTTATCCCATGAGTCTTGA
- a CDS encoding ABC transporter substrate-binding protein has translation MKLISRIPLSCCVLSALIPGAFSLAAQADEKIALLTSWYAQAEQGGYYQALATGIYKRYGLDVSIQSGGPQVNGMQLLLAKRADVIIGYDLQLLESVQRGFQAKAIAAPFQFDPQGLLTHDSVTSLDGLKDKTLLVSSSGQSTWWPWLKARYQLSDSQVRPYTFNIQPFVADENVAQQAYVSSEVFQAQQAGVKSNFFLFSEHGYPPYGGILITRPDLISSRKEAMAKFVQASMEGWVSYLQNPAAGNALIKKDNPKMTDDLLAWGVEQIKAHHLIDGGDAATKGWGTMTQARWQKTRDFMVNAKMLNADTDWKQAYTTEFVDHMQVKP, from the coding sequence ATGAAGTTAATTTCCCGCATTCCCCTGTCTTGCTGCGTGCTGAGCGCGCTGATTCCGGGCGCATTTTCACTGGCAGCACAGGCTGATGAGAAAATTGCACTGCTGACATCCTGGTACGCGCAGGCGGAACAGGGCGGATATTATCAGGCGCTGGCGACAGGCATTTACAAACGTTACGGGCTGGATGTCAGCATTCAGTCCGGCGGTCCGCAGGTCAACGGCATGCAGTTACTGCTGGCAAAGCGCGCCGACGTAATCATCGGTTATGATCTCCAGTTGCTCGAATCAGTGCAGCGCGGTTTTCAGGCCAAAGCCATTGCCGCCCCTTTCCAGTTCGATCCACAGGGGCTGCTGACGCACGATTCCGTCACTTCCCTCGACGGTCTGAAAGACAAAACCCTTTTAGTCTCCAGCTCCGGGCAATCGACCTGGTGGCCGTGGCTTAAGGCCCGCTATCAGCTCAGCGATTCCCAGGTTCGTCCTTACACCTTCAACATCCAGCCCTTTGTGGCAGACGAAAATGTGGCGCAGCAAGCCTATGTCAGTTCTGAAGTTTTTCAGGCGCAACAGGCCGGGGTGAAATCGAATTTCTTCCTCTTTTCAGAGCACGGCTATCCTCCTTACGGCGGCATTCTGATCACCCGTCCGGATCTTATCAGCAGCCGGAAAGAGGCGATGGCTAAGTTTGTTCAGGCGTCGATGGAAGGCTGGGTGAGTTATCTGCAAAATCCGGCGGCGGGCAATGCGCTGATCAAAAAGGATAATCCGAAGATGACGGACGACCTGCTGGCCTGGGGCGTTGAGCAAATCAAAGCGCATCATCTGATTGACGGTGGTGATGCGGCAACGAAGGGCTGGGGCACGATGACGCAAGCCCGCTGGCAGAAAACCCGTGATTTCATGGTGAACGCCAAAATGCTGAACGCGGATACCGACTGGAAGCAGGCGTATACCACTGAATTTGTGGATCACATGCAGGTTAAACCCTGA
- a CDS encoding DUF2256 domain-containing protein, with protein MNKSELPTKICTVCGRPFSWRKKWEKCWEDVRKCSERCRRKK; from the coding sequence ATGAACAAAAGCGAACTTCCGACAAAGATTTGTACAGTATGCGGACGCCCGTTCAGCTGGCGCAAGAAGTGGGAAAAATGCTGGGAGGACGTGCGTAAGTGCTCTGAGCGTTGTCGGCGTAAAAAATAG
- a CDS encoding YjfB family protein, protein MDVSQIASLATGLDNLDLSNKVNTLMLKKTLDNQQSAAASLIESIPQLPANPAIGRNINIAV, encoded by the coding sequence ATGGATGTATCGCAAATTGCCTCACTGGCGACCGGTCTTGATAATCTGGATCTCAGCAACAAGGTGAACACCCTGATGCTCAAAAAAACGCTGGATAATCAGCAGTCAGCGGCTGCCAGCCTCATCGAATCAATCCCGCAGTTGCCTGCTAATCCGGCGATTGGGCGGAATATTAATATCGCCGTCTGA